The window CCCGCGCAATTTCTGACGCGGCCTTCGGAATTTCCGGGAGAAACATCAGGCAGAAGCGGCTGGTGACCGCGTCGAATGAGTTGGCTTCAAAGGGCAGCGTCGTCACGTCGCCGGTTTTGAATGAGATGTTGCTCAGGCCGAGGCGCTTGGCCTTGCGGTCCGCTGCGGCGAGCATGTGCTCGGCGAGATCCATGCCGATGACGCTGCCGGTCGGTCCGACCGTCTGAGCGCCGAGCAGGGCCGGGTAGCCGGTGCCGGATCCAAGGTCGAGCACCTTCATGCCCGCATGGAGACGCGCGTCGGCCACGAGGCGATGGTTCAGAAAGGCCATCTGCTCGTCGAACAACCGGTCCCATTTTTCCCAGCCGCCTGCGACGCGGTTCCAGTCCTGACGCTGGCCTGCAATGAGCTTCGTGTTCTCGGGGGTTGGCATCGTGTCTCCTCTCAGGTTTATCCGCCGCTGAGGGCACAGATAACGTAAAGATGGTCCTCTTGCTGCAGGGGACTGTTCAAGTCCTGCCGCTGTTCATCGTTTACGAAGATTCTGATGTGCGGCCTGATGGTATCCTGTTCCGTGATGATGCGAAACCGGATGCCGGGATAACGGCGATCCAAGGCCGCCAGCGCTTCGGCGAGCGTGGCGCCTTCCACCGGCACCTCGCGCTGCTGTGCTGTGTAGGACCGCAGAGCGCTGGGGATGTGGGCGATCATCGACTGAGCGTGGCCGCTTCCACGGAATAGATTTCCGGCAGATGTCTGGCGATGCAGGTCCAGGTCGCTCCCTCGTTCCGGCTCGCCCAAATCTCCCCTTGCGTCGTGCCCACGTAGAGGCCGACCGCCTCGTGGGTGTCGCGTGTCATCGCCTGGCGTTTGACCGTCCACCAGGCGTTCGACTTTGGGAGGCCCTTGTCCTGCCGGGTCCAGCTTTTCCCGGCGTTGCGTGTGACATAGGCGGCGGGTTTCCCATCCGGACTGACCCGCGGCCATACCGTTGTGCTGTCCATTGGAAAGACCCAGGCCATATCGGCATCGCGTGGATGCACGGTCATGGGAAATCCAATGTCGCCGACTTTCTTCGGCATGTTTTTCCCGATCCGCACCCAGGTATCCGAGGGCCGATCGAGCCGGTAGATGCCGCAATGGTTCTGCTGATAGAGCCGGTCCGGATTGCTCGGACAGAGCCGTATACAGTGGGGATCGTGGAAGGTTGGCGTAGAGGGGTCGAACCCTTCGACGACATCCAGCCCTTGAATGAGCGTCTGAAAGGTCTTGCCTCCGTCGAGAGACTCATGCACGCCGCCGCCGGACATCCCGAAGTAGAGATGTTTTGGGTCGCGCGGGTCGACGATGATCGAGTGCAGCTTTGGACCGTCCGGGGTGCCGTCCTGCACGCTGCCCATCCACTCGCGGTATTGCGGATCGGCATTGATGTAGGAGAATGGCTTCCAGGTGGCGCCTCCGTCGTCTGAACGAAAGAGGCCCTGCGGAGAGGTCCCGGCGTACCAGGCATTCGGTTCGTTCGCGTGGCAGGGCATGAGCCAGAAAATATGACCGACCGAGCGGCCCTCTTCGCCCTCCGCGGCTTTCTTGAACGCCGGCGGCGCGGCCGACTCCTTCCACGTCTTCCCGGCATCGGTAGAGCGAAATAGAGTTGGCCCCAAGTGCCCTGTACTGGCCGCCATTAACATCGTGCGGCGGTCCCGCGGGTCGGCGACGATGTGATGGATGATGTGGCCGAGGAAGAGCGGCGCCGAGACTTTCCAGGTCCGTCTCATCCGGTCGCTCTTGAGGATGAAAGCGCCTTTTCTGCTGCCGACCAACAATGTGACGGCACCGCTGCTTGCTGGGGTCGTCGTCGAGGATCTCATCACCGACCTCCGTCTGACGATTACTTCAAAGTTTGTAAGGTCTCCCGCAGTTCCTTCAGTTCGGCACTTAGGAGTTCAAGATGCTGGTCACGCTGGGGTTGATCGTTCTTGAATTTCCAGAGCCGCCCGAATATGGCGCCGAGTTCTTTTTTGTGCGTCTTGGCCAAGTCATACGCCGGCGTGTTGGCCTGGGCGTCTGTCACGCCGCAGAAGGAATCCAAGAGGGCGTGGAACTGATTGTGCAAATCATCGAAGGCATTATCGACACCTTTCCCGCCCTTCGCTTTCGCAGCGGTGGCTTCCATCATCGTGGTGAGATTGATCATGGTTTCGACGCCGCTCGCGCCTTTGGCCTGCGTTGCGTAGTCGCCGGCGCGGGGGTAGAAGAGATAGCTGCAGCCGCTGAGCCCGGTGAGGAGAAGGGCGAGCGCGAATACGCCAAGTGTTCGTTGCATGGCAGCCTCCTTTGGTGAACGGGTTGCGTGTGTAGTCAATCATGTTGGTCTGATGAGGTCAATCGGTCCTGTGGTGCTAGAGGGGACGGAGGGCTTCGTCCATGCGTCTTTCGCGGAGGCCAGCGCAAAAGTCTCAAAGGATGTGGCCGTGGCTTGATCGTTCAGGAGTAAGGCGAAAAATTATTCGACGACGCGGAGTCCAATCTCCGCCGCTTGTACGATGGCCTCCTTGGCCGCGCCCGATTTGATCATCACAATCAGGCCTTGCATCATAGTGGTGAAAAACTGTGCAAGCGCGCGTGGATCCTGTTCAGCGCTGAGTTCTCCCTGATTTCTGGCCCGAGTAAGGAGGCTGAGGAGCGCCTCTTCGCCCATCCGCAGGGCTTGCTTCAACTGGTCCGCGATATCGCCCTCATGGGGGGCTAGTTCCATGACGGTGTTGGCAAGGAGGCAGCCACGCCGCTGGGGGTCGGCCAGCGCGCCGTCGATCATGCCCCGAATAAACTGGCGCAGCAGCGGCAAGGCCGGGCCCGGTTGCGT is drawn from Nitrospira sp. and contains these coding sequences:
- a CDS encoding methyltransferase domain-containing protein; translated protein: MPTPENTKLIAGQRQDWNRVAGGWEKWDRLFDEQMAFLNHRLVADARLHAGMKVLDLGSGTGYPALLGAQTVGPTGSVIGMDLAEHMLAAADRKAKRLGLSNISFKTGDVTTLPFEANSFDAVTSRFCLMFLPEIPKAASEIARVLRPGGWVAAAVWSAPDRNPSIGLSMAAIKQVIELPPPDPTAPGIFRLAKPDDLAGIFQQAGLVDVAEQEFLADWSYASADEYYTSLMEIAAPVQNLMAKLTEAQQQDVKQRILQAASNYRRGERIVFPMAVRMVAARKPL
- a CDS encoding MoaD/ThiS family protein, translated to MIAHIPSALRSYTAQQREVPVEGATLAEALAALDRRYPGIRFRIITEQDTIRPHIRIFVNDEQRQDLNSPLQQEDHLYVICALSGG
- a CDS encoding TetR/AcrR family transcriptional regulator, with translation MPRPKEFNPDDALDHAMHVFWHKGYEATSMEDLLAAMHLNRGSLYDTFGGKRQLFVKALDRYCQGIVAPLFSRLTQPGPALPLLRQFIRGMIDGALADPQRRGCLLANTVMELAPHEGDIADQLKQALRMGEEALLSLLTRARNQGELSAEQDPRALAQFFTTMMQGLIVMIKSGAAKEAIVQAAEIGLRVVE